Proteins encoded together in one Benincasa hispida cultivar B227 chromosome 1, ASM972705v1, whole genome shotgun sequence window:
- the LOC120074624 gene encoding probable leucine-rich repeat receptor-like protein kinase At5g63930, with amino-acid sequence MVVNMFADVKSRGGFLVRFVGFWFAIILFFCTSQGLNLEGLSLLELKKTFTDEFDSLKNWNPADQTPCGWIGVKCTSGEAPVVWSLNLKSKKLSGSVNPIIGNLIHLTSLDLSYNNFTGNIPKEIGNCSSLEYLSLNNNMFEGEIPSQLGNLTSLRGLNICNNRINGSIPEELGKLSSLVEFVAYTNQLTGPLPRSIGNLKNLKRFRAGQNTISGSIPSEISGCQSLNVLGLAQNEIGGELPKELGMLRNLTEMILWSNQFSGSIPEELGNCKSLEVLALYANNLVGPIPKTLGNLSSLKKLYLYRNALNGTIPKEIGNLSLVEEIDFSENSLTGDIPSELSKIKGLRLLFLFKNMLIGVIPDEFSTLSNLTRLDLSINDLRGPIPFGFQYFTKMVQLQLFDNSLSGSIPSGLGLYSWLWVVDFSVNNLTGTIPSHLCHHSNLSILNLESNKFYGNIPSKILNCRSLVQLRLGGNMLTGAFPSELCSLMNLSAIELGQNKFSGPIPTDIGKCQKLQRLHIANNFFTSSLPKEIGKLTQLVTFNVSSNQLVGQLPLDFFNCKMLQRLDLSHNAFAGSLPNEIGSLSQLELLILSGNKFSGNIPAGLGNMSRMTELQIGSNSFSGEIPKELGSLLSLQIAMDLSYNHLTGRIPPDLGRLYLLEILLLNNNHLTGQIPTEFDNLSSLSICNFSYNDLTGPIPSIPLFRNMGIDSFRGNDGLCGGPLGDCSGNAYSHSTQLESANTSRGKIITGIASAVGGVSLILIMIILHHMRRQHESTSTPNKEILSSDSDFYLPPKEGFTFHDLVEVTNNFHDSYIIGKGACGTVYKAVVHTGQIIAVKKLASNREGNNIENSFQAEILTLGQIRHRNIVKLYGYCYHQGCNLLLYEYMAKGSLGELIHGSSCCLDWPTRFTIAVGAADGLAYLHHDCKPKIVHRDIKSNNILLDDHFEAHVGDFGLAKVIDMPHSKSMSAVAGSYGYIAPEYAYSMKVTEKCDIYSFGVVLLELLTGKTPVQPLDQGGDLVTWVKNFIRDHSYTSRIFDSRLNLQDRSIVEHMMSVLKIALMCTSMSPFDRPSMREVVSMLTESNEQEVNFIPSPDSDLPLKDNTV; translated from the exons ATGGTTGTTAATATGTTTGCAGATGTCAAGTCAAGGGGAGGATTCTTAGTCAGGTTTGTTGGATTTTGGTTTGCaatcattcttttcttttgtacTTCACAAGGGTTGAACTTAGAAGGATTGTCCCTTTTGGAGTTGAAAAAGACTTTTACGGATGAGTTTGATAGCTTGAAGAACTGGAATCCTGCGGACCAGACACCGTGTGGCTGGATCGGTGTAAAATGCACGTCGGGTGAAGCTCCGGTCGTATGGTCACTCAACTTGAAGTCGAAAAAGCTCTCCGGATCTGTGAACCCCATTATCGGTAACTTGATTCACCTAACTTCTCTCGATCTTTCTTACAATAACTTCACTGGAAATATTCCCAAAGAGATTGGTAATTGTTCTAGTCTAGAATACCTTTCTCTTAATAACAACATGTTTGAGGGGGAAATCCCATCTCAATTGGGGAATCTTACTTCCTTGAGGGGTTTGAATATCTGTAACAACCGAATAAATGGTTCAATCCCGGAAGAGCTTGGGAAGTTATCATCACTAGTTGAGTTTGTGGCGTACACTAACCAGCTCACCGGTCCGTTGCCTCGGTCTATTGGGAATCTCAAGAATCTGAAGAGATTTAGAGCTGGACAGAATACTATCTCTGGAAGCATACCTTCTGAAATAAGTGGTTGCCAGAGTCTTAATGTGCTTGGTCTTGCTCAAAATGAGATAGGGGGGGAACTACCAAAGGAGCTCGGGATGCTTCGTAACTTAACTGAAATGATTCTTTGGAGTAACCAGTTTTCTGGTAGTATTCCTGAGGAGCTTGGGAACTGTAAGAGCCTCGAGGTCCTTGCGCTGTATGCAAATAATCTGGTTGGCCCCATACCAAAGACATTGGGGAATCTGAGCTCTCTAAAGAAGTTGTATCTCTATAGAAATGCTCTTAATGGGACTATTCCAAAGGAAATTGGTAATCTTTCTCTAGTTGAAGAAATTGATTTCTCAGAGAACTCTTTAACTGGTGACATCCCTTCTGAGTTAAGTAAGATAAAGGGTTTGCGCTTGCTTTTCCTCTTCAAAAACATGCTGATTGGTGTCATACCAGATGAATTTAGCACCTTGAGTAACTTGACACGGCTCGACCTATCGATTAACGATCTTAGAGGACCTATACCATTTGGTTTTCAATATTTCACTAAGATGGTACAACTGCAGCTTTTTGATAACTCACTCAGTGGTAGCATTCCTTCAGGACTTGGACTTTATAGCTGGCTTTGGGTGGTCGACTTTTCAGTAAACAACTTAACAGGGACGATACCTTCTCACCTTTGTCATCATTCTAACCTGAGCATTTTGAATTTGGAGTCTAACAAGTTTTATGGAAACATCCCTTCTAAAATCCTGAATTGTAGATCACTGGTGCAACTTCGTCTTGGTGGGAACATGCTTACCGGGGCGTTTCCATCTGAGCTTTGCAGCTTGATGAACCTTTCTGCTATTGAACTGGGCCAAAATAAATTCAGTGGTCCAATTCCTACAGATATTGGAAAATGTCAAAAGTTGCAACGGCTTCACATTGCAAACAATTTCTTCACATCTAGCTTGCCAAAGGAAATTGGAAAGCTCACTCAATTGGTCACTTTCAACGTGTCATCAAATCAACTCGTTGGTCAGTTGCCACTTGACTTTTTCAACTGCAAGATGCTTCAACGACTCGATCTCAGCCACAATGCCTTTGCAGGTTCTTTACCGAATGAGATCGGATCGCTTTCGCAACTGGAGCTTCTCATCCTCTCAGGAAATAAGTTCTCAGGAAACATACCTGCAGGACTAGGGAACATGTCCCGTATGACGGAATTGCAGATCGGCAGTAACTCGTTTTCTGGTGAAATTCCAAAGGAGTTGGGCTCCCTTTTAAGCTTGCAGATTGCAATGGATCTCAGTTATAACCATCTAACTGGGAGAATACCCCCAGATCTTGGAAGACTCTATCTTCTAGAGATTCTCCTGCTCAATAACAATCATTTAACTGGACAAATTCCTACAGAGTTTGACAACCTATCTAGTTTATCAATCTGCAACTTCTCCTACAATGACCTTACTGGGCCTATACCTTCCATTCCTTTATTTCGGAACATGGGCATCGATAGCTTTAGAGGCAACGACGGACTTTGCGGCGGACCTCTTGGTGATTGCAGTGGGAATGCTTattctcattcaacacaattaGAGAGTGCAAATACATCACGCGGTAAAATCATCACAGGAATTGCTTCTGCTGTAGGTGGGGTTTCTCTCATTTTGATTATGATTATTTTGCATCACATGAGACGTCAACATGAATCGACTTCGACGCCAAATAAGGAGATTCTGTCCTCTGACTCGGACTTTTACTTACCTCCCAAGGAGGGTTTTACCTTCCATGATCTGGTTGAAGTCACAAATAACTTTCATGATAGTTATATTATTGGAAAGGGTGCTTGTGGGACAGTTTATAAAGCCGTGGTTCATACCGGGCAGATAATCGCTGTTAAGAAGTTGGCATCAAACAGGGAAGGGAACAACATTGAAAACAGTTTTCAGGCTGAAATTTTGACCCTTGGACAGATAAGGCATCGAAATATCGTTAAGCTTTACGGATACTGCTACCACCAAGGTTGTAATCTGCTCCTTTATGAATACATGGCAAAGGGTAGTTTAGGTGAACTAATCCACGGGTCCTCTTGTTGCTTGGATTGGCCAACTCGCTTCACAATTGCGGTCGGAGCTGCAGACGGTCTAGCATATTTGCATCATGACTGCAAACCAAAGATAGTTCACCGTGATATCAAATCCAATAATATTCTCCTCGACGATCACTTTGAAGCTCATGTCGGTGATTTCGGTCTGGCGAAAGTTATTGACATGCCTCATTCTAAATCAATGTCAGCAGTTGCAGGATCGTATGGATACATAGCTCCTG AATATGCATACTCTATGAAGGTTACAGAGAAATGTGATATTTATAGTTTTGGAGTGGTTCTTCTAGAGTTGTTAACAGGAAAAACCCCTGTGCAGCCATTAGATCAGGGAGGTGATCTTGTAACATGGGTGAAAAATTTTATCCGCGACCATTCATACACGTCGAGAATATTTGATTCTCGGTTGAACCTTCAAGACCGAAGTATCGTCGAGCACATGATGAGTGTACTTAAAATCGCTCTAATGTGTACAAGTATGTCTCCTTTCGACCGACCATCGATGCGGGAGGTTGTATCGATGCTTACAGAGTCTAATGAgcaagaagtgaatttcattcCATCTCCAGATTCGGACCTTCCCCTCAAAGATAATACCGTCTGA